Proteins found in one Sporosarcina sp. FSL K6-3457 genomic segment:
- a CDS encoding multicopper oxidase domain-containing protein → MRKGMAVGATMLSVSMILGACGSTAAVDDVEKAKVESVSSTADVKVYAPHEGLNQPPIPVEFERIGEHEVNIKMTSQITDIEIAKGKMYKAWTFNGEAPGPLLVVDEGDLVNFTLDNIDPAVPHSMDFHAVHVAPNVGFADVMPNQDGTFTYPANRPGVFMYHCATDPVLEHIANGMHGTIIVKPKNGYPTDHEVDREFVIVQNEWYKENDMDDMTNGVPSEVVFSTKALNEGDRNTNGDTFTLKNQPLVAKVGEKIRIYVMNVGPNEVSSFHVIGTILDDVYIDGNPDPANHMKGMQTVMLPASGGAVVEFTVTEAGEYPFVTHQFNHATKGAVGVIKVTP, encoded by the coding sequence ATGAGAAAAGGCATGGCGGTAGGTGCAACAATGTTGTCCGTATCAATGATATTGGGGGCTTGTGGATCGACTGCAGCAGTCGATGATGTGGAGAAAGCTAAAGTGGAGTCGGTAAGTTCTACAGCAGATGTTAAAGTATACGCCCCACACGAAGGGTTGAATCAACCGCCCATCCCTGTTGAATTTGAACGTATTGGAGAACATGAAGTCAATATTAAAATGACTTCGCAAATTACAGATATTGAAATTGCAAAAGGTAAAATGTACAAGGCTTGGACATTCAATGGAGAAGCACCTGGACCACTCCTCGTTGTCGACGAAGGAGATCTCGTCAATTTTACATTGGATAATATTGACCCCGCGGTTCCACATAGTATGGATTTTCATGCGGTACATGTAGCACCGAATGTAGGGTTTGCGGATGTAATGCCAAATCAAGATGGAACATTTACTTATCCAGCGAATAGACCTGGCGTATTCATGTATCACTGTGCGACTGATCCCGTTTTGGAGCATATTGCGAACGGCATGCACGGAACAATTATCGTCAAACCAAAAAACGGTTATCCAACTGACCATGAAGTCGACCGAGAATTTGTCATTGTACAAAATGAATGGTACAAAGAAAATGATATGGATGATATGACGAACGGCGTACCAAGCGAAGTAGTTTTCTCAACAAAAGCATTAAATGAAGGAGACCGCAATACGAACGGCGATACATTCACTTTGAAAAATCAACCACTTGTTGCAAAAGTTGGTGAAAAAATTCGTATTTACGTCATGAACGTGGGGCCAAACGAAGTAAGCTCTTTCCACGTTATCGGGACAATTCTAGATGATGTCTATATTGATGGTAATCCTGATCCAGCCAACCATATGAAAGGCATGCAAACCGTTATGCTCCCTGCAAGTGGTGGGGCTGTTGTTGAATTCACTGTTACAGAAGCTGGGGAATATCCATTCGTTACACATCAGTTTAATCATGCTACAAAAGGTGCCGTTGGAGTTATTAAAGTAACACCTTAA
- a CDS encoding phosphatidylserine decarboxylase yields the protein MKKTLFKYFVELTGNPVASSLLKSVTTSRLSQPLIQPFSSTYRINEAEMEHPIHHYNSLQALFTRQLKEGSRQVDVASNTIVSPVDGVLSGVGKINADQAFLIKNHQYRLNDIMGTEKKAATYKDGYYYIFYLSPSHYHHFHYPIDGKIVGRYALGGVSYPVNNLGLRLGQSPFSTNHRLISEMSTAFGNVAIVKVGALNVNSIQLNSSSKECIKGQDFGYFSFGSTVILFIENHPNFTPTVSLDTEVRMGQTVGEWIQ from the coding sequence ATGAAAAAAACACTCTTTAAATACTTTGTAGAACTGACAGGCAATCCGGTTGCTTCTAGCCTATTAAAATCGGTAACAACTTCCCGATTAAGTCAGCCACTCATCCAACCTTTCTCTAGTACTTATCGCATCAACGAAGCTGAAATGGAGCATCCGATTCATCACTATAATAGTTTGCAAGCCCTTTTCACCCGCCAATTAAAAGAAGGCAGTCGTCAAGTTGACGTCGCGTCTAATACGATTGTTTCACCTGTCGATGGTGTCCTAAGTGGAGTAGGGAAAATAAATGCCGACCAAGCTTTTCTCATTAAAAATCATCAATATCGACTAAATGACATCATGGGAACAGAAAAAAAAGCAGCTACTTATAAGGATGGCTACTACTATATTTTCTATCTGTCTCCAAGTCATTATCACCATTTTCATTATCCAATTGACGGTAAAATCGTAGGACGCTATGCACTTGGCGGTGTGTCATATCCCGTAAACAATTTGGGTTTACGCCTTGGCCAGAGCCCCTTCTCAACAAACCATCGTTTAATCTCAGAAATGTCAACAGCCTTTGGCAACGTAGCCATCGTTAAAGTCGGGGCGCTAAATGTCAACAGTATTCAGCTCAACAGCTCTTCGAAAGAATGCATCAAAGGGCAAGATTTTGGCTACTTCAGCTTCGGCTCCACCGTCATTCTTTTCATCGAGAATCACCCCAACTTCACACCAACAGTAAGTCTGGATACGGAAGTGAGGATGGGGCAAACCGTTGGAGAATGGATACAATAA
- a CDS encoding DEAD/DEAH box helicase produces the protein MMTMSFQNYRLSSEIIRALDGLGYSSPTEVQEKVLPAALDRTDLVVKSQTGSGKTAAFGIPICEMVNWDENKPQALILTPTRELADQVKEDITNIGRFKRVKAAAVYGKSPIAYQKEELKQKCHVVVGTPGRVLDHIERGTLVLEKIEYLVLDEADEMLNMGFIDQVEAIINALPKNRTTMLFSATLPEKIATLSSKYMQTPKNIEIASTVTLTDQIDHSLIVVREQQKFDLLRDVTVVENPDSCIIFCRTKDQVDGVTEQLEKFFYTCDKLHGGMLQEDRFAVMDAFKRGEFRYLVATDVAARGIDIDSITHVINYDIPLDNESYVHRVGRTGRAGKRGKAISFVTPHEDKFLADIEAYIGFEILQRNAPSKQAVEAGKDAFIEKMEQLPKLKRDKSELVSKDIMKLYFNGGKKKKLRAFDFVGTITNIPGITGEDIGIIKIQDTETYIDILNGKGKLVLDAMRTTTVKGKLLKVHKANK, from the coding sequence TTGATGACGATGTCATTTCAAAATTATCGATTAAGTAGTGAAATTATACGGGCGCTAGACGGGCTCGGCTATTCGTCCCCAACAGAGGTGCAGGAGAAGGTGTTGCCTGCTGCGCTAGACCGTACCGATTTGGTTGTTAAATCGCAGACGGGAAGTGGAAAGACGGCGGCGTTTGGTATTCCAATTTGTGAAATGGTTAATTGGGATGAAAATAAGCCACAGGCACTTATTTTAACGCCGACACGCGAGCTAGCTGACCAGGTCAAGGAAGATATTACGAATATTGGTCGTTTTAAGCGTGTGAAAGCAGCTGCTGTCTACGGCAAGTCTCCTATCGCTTATCAGAAAGAAGAGTTGAAGCAGAAGTGTCACGTTGTTGTAGGCACACCAGGGCGCGTATTGGACCATATTGAGCGCGGGACGCTGGTGCTTGAGAAAATTGAATATCTTGTATTAGATGAAGCCGATGAAATGTTGAATATGGGCTTTATTGACCAAGTTGAAGCGATTATTAACGCGTTGCCGAAAAATAGAACGACCATGTTGTTTTCTGCTACACTGCCAGAAAAGATAGCGACATTGAGCAGTAAATATATGCAAACTCCCAAAAATATTGAGATTGCGTCAACGGTTACGTTAACGGATCAAATTGACCATTCGTTAATTGTTGTTAGAGAGCAGCAAAAGTTTGATCTGTTACGCGATGTGACGGTTGTTGAAAATCCGGATAGCTGTATTATTTTCTGCCGAACGAAAGATCAGGTGGATGGGGTCACTGAACAGCTTGAGAAGTTCTTTTACACATGCGATAAATTGCATGGTGGCATGCTGCAAGAAGATCGATTTGCGGTGATGGATGCCTTTAAACGAGGAGAGTTCCGTTATTTAGTGGCGACAGATGTCGCAGCACGTGGAATCGATATTGATAGCATTACGCATGTTATTAACTATGATATTCCGCTGGACAATGAAAGTTATGTGCATCGCGTTGGGAGAACGGGACGTGCCGGAAAAAGAGGGAAGGCGATTTCCTTCGTTACACCTCATGAAGATAAATTTTTAGCGGATATTGAAGCCTATATTGGCTTTGAGATTCTACAACGAAATGCACCATCTAAGCAAGCTGTTGAGGCTGGGAAGGATGCATTCATTGAAAAAATGGAGCAATTGCCTAAGTTGAAAAGGGATAAAAGTGAACTTGTGAGTAAAGATATTATGAAGCTGTATTTTAATGGTGGTAAAAAGAAGAAGCTGCGGGCATTTGATTTTGTCGGTACCATTACCAATATCCCAGGCATTACGGGTGAAGATATTGGTATCATTAAAATCCAGGACACGGAGACGTATATTGATATTCTAAACGGCAAAGGCAAGCTCGTGTTAGATGCGATGCGAACGACGACCGTGAAGGGTAAGTTATTGAAAGTGCATAAGGCGAATAAGTGA
- the metE gene encoding 5-methyltetrahydropteroyltriglutamate--homocysteine S-methyltransferase has protein sequence MSIVSSTIGYPYIGGNREWKKALEAFWAGKLEDNLFLEEIEKLRLERLQKQKDAGIDLIPVGDFTLYDRMLDTAVMFGMIPERFNWSGGDVSLATYFSIARGNDGAVASEMTKWFNANYHYIVPEYSKKKLVLTENKPLTAYLEAKEKLGIDGKPVLIGPYTFLKLSKGYDKKDIPAFILQLVPLYSRILNELAEAGAQWIQLEEPILSTSLTKEDIQTVTEIYKQLSVEAPNANILLQTYFDAVEHYEEVVALPVAGIGLDFAQGVEKNLEQLQAHGFPADKVLAAGLIDGRNIWRADLQEKASLLDTLTQLVPADRIWVQPSSSLLHVPVTVQSEEKLDATIKAALAFADEKLVEVTTLVKGVREGKQAIADAVAESVTARQNLADLPARNHPDLLNAVQNIGEQDSKRKSPFKERRDKQRETFNLPLLPTTTIGSFPQTPEVRRARTKWRKGESTDVQYRDFVRDEIKQWIDIQEEIGLDVFVHGEFERTDMVEYFGEKLGGFVFTEKAWVVSYGSRCVKPPVIYGDVTFIDPMTVEESVYAQSLTDKPMKGMLTGPVTILNWSFVRDDISRKEVTYQIALALRKEVEALEAAGIHIIQVDEPALREGLPLKKSEWNDYLEWAINAFRLATASVQDTTQIHTHMCYCEFNDFIDSISGLDADVISIETSRSHGDLVSAFNDFSYDKGIGLGVYDIHSPRVPEVQEMVDVIEQGLGVLEPNQFWINPDCGLKTRKHEETIAALKNMVVATNKMRERYAALQK, from the coding sequence TTGTCAATTGTCAGCAGTACGATCGGATACCCGTATATCGGGGGCAACAGAGAATGGAAAAAAGCGCTCGAAGCTTTTTGGGCTGGGAAATTGGAGGATAATCTATTCCTCGAAGAAATTGAAAAACTTCGTCTAGAGCGTCTTCAAAAGCAGAAAGATGCGGGAATTGACCTTATTCCTGTCGGTGATTTCACTTTGTACGATAGGATGCTCGATACAGCTGTGATGTTTGGCATGATTCCTGAACGCTTTAACTGGTCTGGCGGTGATGTATCACTTGCAACATATTTCTCGATTGCACGTGGTAATGATGGAGCTGTTGCGTCAGAAATGACCAAATGGTTCAACGCCAACTACCATTACATCGTTCCTGAATATAGCAAGAAAAAACTTGTATTAACAGAGAACAAACCCCTTACTGCCTATCTCGAGGCGAAAGAAAAATTGGGCATTGACGGTAAGCCTGTCTTAATCGGACCGTATACGTTTTTAAAACTATCAAAGGGTTATGACAAAAAGGATATTCCAGCGTTTATCTTACAATTGGTTCCTTTGTATAGCCGAATTCTTAATGAGTTGGCAGAGGCTGGAGCACAATGGATTCAGCTCGAAGAACCTATTCTTTCTACGTCTCTCACGAAAGAAGACATCCAAACAGTTACTGAAATTTACAAACAACTGAGTGTCGAAGCTCCTAATGCCAACATTCTATTGCAAACATATTTTGATGCCGTTGAGCATTATGAAGAGGTTGTTGCCCTTCCTGTTGCTGGGATTGGCCTTGACTTTGCACAAGGTGTAGAGAAAAACCTTGAACAATTGCAAGCACATGGGTTCCCAGCAGATAAAGTGCTCGCTGCTGGTTTAATTGATGGACGTAATATCTGGCGTGCAGATTTACAAGAAAAAGCTAGTTTACTTGATACACTGACTCAACTCGTGCCAGCAGATCGCATTTGGGTACAACCTTCTAGCAGTCTACTTCACGTTCCTGTAACCGTACAATCGGAAGAAAAGCTGGATGCAACGATTAAAGCTGCGCTCGCTTTTGCAGATGAAAAACTTGTAGAGGTCACAACACTAGTAAAGGGTGTGCGTGAAGGCAAGCAAGCGATTGCTGATGCAGTGGCGGAAAGTGTTACTGCGCGTCAAAACCTTGCAGACTTACCTGCAAGAAATCACCCTGATTTGCTGAATGCCGTGCAAAACATTGGAGAACAAGACAGCAAGCGGAAATCTCCATTTAAAGAACGACGTGATAAGCAGCGTGAAACATTCAATCTACCACTGTTACCAACAACAACAATCGGGAGCTTCCCACAAACACCAGAAGTTCGCCGAGCACGAACAAAATGGCGCAAAGGTGAGTCAACAGATGTACAATACCGTGACTTCGTACGTGATGAAATCAAACAGTGGATTGATATTCAAGAAGAAATCGGCCTAGATGTCTTTGTTCACGGGGAATTTGAACGGACAGATATGGTTGAGTATTTCGGAGAGAAATTGGGCGGCTTTGTCTTCACTGAAAAGGCTTGGGTTGTTTCCTACGGCTCGCGCTGTGTTAAACCACCAGTTATTTATGGTGACGTGACATTCATCGACCCAATGACGGTGGAAGAATCCGTCTATGCTCAATCTTTAACTGACAAGCCGATGAAAGGAATGCTGACAGGGCCTGTCACTATTTTGAACTGGTCGTTTGTGCGCGATGATATTTCACGTAAAGAAGTTACGTATCAGATTGCACTTGCACTTCGTAAAGAAGTTGAAGCATTGGAAGCTGCTGGTATCCACATCATTCAAGTGGACGAGCCTGCTCTACGTGAAGGCCTACCTCTTAAAAAATCGGAGTGGAATGACTATCTAGAATGGGCTATCAACGCATTCAGGCTAGCAACAGCATCTGTGCAAGATACAACGCAAATCCATACGCATATGTGCTACTGTGAATTCAATGACTTCATCGATTCCATTAGCGGACTCGATGCAGACGTTATTTCTATCGAAACTTCACGCAGCCACGGCGATCTCGTCTCAGCCTTCAATGACTTCTCATACGATAAAGGCATTGGACTCGGCGTCTATGATATCCATAGTCCACGTGTACCTGAGGTCCAAGAAATGGTCGACGTTATCGAACAAGGCCTTGGTGTACTTGAACCTAACCAATTTTGGATTAACCCAGACTGTGGCTTGAAAACAAGAAAGCATGAAGAAACAATTGCCGCATTGAAAAATATGGTCGTTGCTACGAATAAAATGCGCGAACGCTATGCCGCTTTGCAAAAGTAA
- a CDS encoding PTS mannitol transporter subunit IICB, whose translation MTNEQQNSGFKVKVQRFGSFLSGMIMPNIGAFIAWGIITALFIPTGWRPNADFEQLVGPMINYLLPILIGFTGGRLIYDIRGGVVGAIVTMGVIVGADIPMFLGAMIVGPLGGWSIKQFDKLVEGKIKSGFEMLVNNFSSGIIGFLLALAAFKGIGPVVEALNKALGAGVQAIVDANLLPFASILVEPAKVLFLNNAINHGVLGPLGLEQAAQTGKSILFLLEANPGPGFGILLAYMIFGKGMAKQTASGAGIIHFLGGIHEIYFPYILMRPLLLVAAIAGGATGVFTLQLLGGGLVATASPGSIFAILLMTPKGGYVAVIAGVFFATVVSFIIASIILKTGKQTEEDDLLKATEKTSALKGKESRAADFMQQAVAKEVSLANVKGVIFACDAGMGSSAMGAGILRNKFKKAGVDVAVTNMAIANLPADAEVVITHKDLTDRAQEKAPNAYHISVENFLNSPRYEELLEELKQS comes from the coding sequence ATGACGAACGAACAACAAAATTCTGGTTTCAAAGTCAAGGTTCAGCGTTTCGGAAGTTTTTTAAGCGGCATGATCATGCCGAATATCGGTGCATTTATCGCTTGGGGAATTATTACAGCATTATTTATTCCAACGGGTTGGAGACCTAACGCAGATTTCGAACAACTAGTAGGACCGATGATCAATTACTTACTACCAATTTTAATTGGGTTTACAGGTGGACGTCTTATCTATGATATCCGTGGAGGAGTCGTTGGTGCAATCGTCACAATGGGGGTTATTGTTGGGGCGGATATTCCAATGTTCCTCGGCGCAATGATTGTAGGACCTTTAGGTGGATGGTCCATTAAGCAATTCGATAAATTAGTAGAAGGAAAAATAAAGTCAGGCTTTGAAATGCTAGTCAATAACTTTTCATCAGGAATTATTGGATTCCTTCTAGCACTGGCTGCTTTTAAAGGCATTGGCCCAGTAGTAGAGGCGTTGAATAAAGCGCTTGGGGCAGGTGTTCAAGCGATTGTCGATGCGAATTTATTACCGTTTGCTAGTATATTGGTTGAGCCAGCAAAAGTATTATTTTTAAATAATGCCATTAACCATGGTGTGTTAGGTCCGCTGGGGCTTGAGCAAGCTGCACAAACAGGTAAATCGATTCTCTTTCTATTAGAGGCTAATCCAGGACCTGGTTTTGGGATATTGCTTGCTTATATGATTTTTGGTAAAGGGATGGCGAAGCAAACGGCATCAGGGGCAGGAATCATTCATTTCCTCGGAGGGATTCATGAAATTTACTTCCCGTACATTTTAATGAGACCATTGCTATTGGTTGCTGCCATTGCAGGAGGCGCTACGGGCGTATTCACACTTCAATTATTGGGAGGCGGCTTGGTTGCCACGGCATCGCCAGGTAGTATTTTTGCCATCCTTTTGATGACACCAAAAGGTGGTTATGTAGCTGTTATCGCAGGTGTATTCTTTGCAACAGTTGTGTCATTCATCATAGCATCGATTATCTTAAAAACAGGCAAGCAAACTGAAGAAGATGATTTATTGAAAGCGACAGAAAAAACATCCGCGTTAAAAGGGAAAGAAAGCCGAGCGGCAGACTTTATGCAACAAGCGGTTGCTAAGGAAGTATCGCTTGCAAATGTCAAAGGAGTTATTTTTGCCTGTGATGCGGGGATGGGTTCTAGTGCTATGGGTGCAGGGATTTTACGCAATAAATTCAAGAAAGCTGGCGTTGATGTGGCCGTTACAAATATGGCAATTGCTAATTTACCGGCGGATGCGGAAGTCGTCATTACCCATAAAGATTTAACAGATCGGGCGCAAGAAAAAGCACCAAATGCTTATCATATTTCAGTGGAAAACTTCTTAAATAGCCCAAGATATGAGGAGCTACTTGAAGAGTTGAAACAATCATAA
- the pssA gene encoding CDP-diacylglycerol--serine O-phosphatidyltransferase produces the protein MFLLERLDNTKSKVKAQLANTITLVNLSFGVLAILLILKDLAHMSLVFIFLAALFDRFDGMVARHYDAESLFGKELDSLCDLVSFGVAPALLIYQTALETTPWLGIIVTVMYILAGAVRLARYNATEFDGAFCGVPITAAGVLMTLSYFLIPYTGPLFFIVLMIILSILMVSNIRITKV, from the coding sequence ATGTTTTTATTGGAGCGCTTAGATAATACAAAAAGTAAAGTTAAAGCACAGCTAGCGAATACCATTACATTAGTCAATCTCAGCTTTGGAGTTCTCGCCATTCTTCTCATTTTAAAAGACTTAGCTCATATGAGTTTAGTATTTATTTTCCTTGCAGCTCTATTTGATCGTTTTGATGGAATGGTCGCAAGACATTATGATGCAGAATCACTTTTTGGTAAGGAACTTGATTCACTATGCGATTTAGTGTCGTTTGGTGTGGCACCGGCATTATTAATTTATCAAACTGCATTGGAAACAACGCCTTGGCTTGGTATCATTGTTACAGTTATGTATATATTAGCTGGGGCAGTACGCCTTGCTCGCTACAATGCGACTGAGTTTGACGGAGCTTTTTGCGGTGTGCCGATTACAGCAGCAGGTGTTTTAATGACGCTAAGTTATTTTCTTATTCCTTATACGGGACCTCTATTCTTTATTGTGCTCATGATTATTCTATCCATATTGATGGTCAGCAATATTCGCATTACGAAAGTTTAA
- a CDS encoding spore coat protein, translated as MTFSKKIENPQTPPTEKSKFSDQEILRAALATERNLCNTYIIAMLGASQEKLYKLILDMLQKTSQQHRKLLDLQFQHGWLSLTPAPTEEVKAIEQEFTADGQQIK; from the coding sequence ATGACTTTTTCAAAGAAAATTGAAAACCCACAGACACCACCAACTGAAAAATCAAAGTTTAGTGATCAAGAAATTTTGCGAGCTGCTCTTGCGACTGAAAGAAATTTATGTAATACCTATATAATTGCTATGCTCGGGGCAAGCCAAGAGAAATTATATAAACTCATTTTGGACATGCTTCAAAAGACATCTCAACAGCACCGGAAATTACTAGATTTACAATTCCAACATGGCTGGCTTTCGCTGACGCCAGCCCCAACAGAGGAAGTTAAAGCGATTGAACAGGAGTTTACGGCTGATGGACAGCAAATAAAATAA
- a CDS encoding VanZ family protein, producing MQTGTYRNGGFLLTQVRNIIVLLIVLTMLFMSSGQTYEQQSLVPELEKWLPGKPLESLLAMLEIPYWGIKVSIAERGYYEFVEFLIRKSAHFFTFSLIAIMIYAVLPKWRFRKVVAAFLTLLVAIADEVHQSLTAGRTASSQDVMLDMAGAVTILILLHFSTIVKHSKTKKSAKGL from the coding sequence ATTCAAACTGGCACTTATAGAAATGGGGGATTTCTACTGACACAAGTTAGAAACATAATTGTTCTTTTAATCGTTCTTACTATGTTGTTTATGTCATCGGGACAGACCTATGAGCAGCAATCCCTTGTGCCAGAGCTTGAAAAATGGTTGCCAGGAAAGCCCTTGGAATCTTTATTAGCAATGTTAGAAATTCCTTACTGGGGCATCAAAGTTTCTATTGCAGAACGCGGGTATTACGAATTCGTTGAGTTCTTAATTCGAAAAAGCGCACACTTTTTCACTTTTAGTTTGATTGCCATCATGATTTACGCTGTCCTGCCAAAGTGGCGCTTCCGTAAAGTGGTGGCTGCCTTCCTTACACTACTTGTAGCTATCGCCGATGAAGTCCATCAGTCCTTAACAGCTGGTCGAACAGCCTCCTCCCAAGATGTCATGCTCGATATGGCAGGTGCGGTAACCATTCTTATCCTATTGCACTTTTCGACGATTGTTAAACATTCAAAAACGAAAAAATCCGCAAAGGGGTTGTAG